The Lathyrus oleraceus cultivar Zhongwan6 chromosome 5, CAAS_Psat_ZW6_1.0, whole genome shotgun sequence genome includes the window aCTAAGCTAACATGGTGGTGTCCTATCTTCTTTTATTACTGTACTTTAATTAATATAATAACTAAtgaatgaataaataaataaattaaaaaaaaaaaaggtaCAAAAGTGAGATAAGTTTCCTTTTAATTTTTGTCGCATATATTTTTCTTACTCTTCAAATGTAAAAACGGCCAAATCCCATTTATTCTTTTTTGTCTCTACTTACCTATGCATATACAAAACAATGAAAGATAAGTTCAAAAATGAATAAACAATATAATTAATATAGATGAACCATATGTCATATGACTAATAATGATGCATTATTCCAACCATTCCCATTGATTAAAATTTAAAGTGGGATTATAATATGGGTCCCACCCATTAATCAAGgttaattaatttttttttgttagACCAAAAATCTTATCATCTCTTCATTCTCCACTGCCACAACCTCACACTTATCCTTCCATTGACTCCTTTATTATCTTTTCACAAACCATAATTAAAATCACAATCAAGtgaaaataaatataaaattttaaatctaaataaaaaaataaaaaaatacagAAAAAAAATCTCACTTTCATTCATGGTCCCACCCACGTGTCAACCCTTCTATGATTTGGAATCCCACGTGTCAACCTCTCAACGGCCTGAATTCCAGTTAACGTCATCATCAGGTACCCACTTCCTCCCCATGCACCCTCAGCCACGTCATTTTTCACGTATAAAAAAGACTAATATACCCCTAAAATAACAACACGTTGCGTGTGTACTAACCGTTATCATGAACCTTCACGTAGGCGATTCTTGCCACTCCCTTACCGTACCAATATAAAACAAGGTTCACTCTTTGTGGGGTAACAAAAACTACGAACCTATTTTCGTTTGTTGCTATCATAATAACatgttcttcttcttctttgaaATAAACCATAGCCATAACCATTCAGAAAATTCTCAgtgaaaaagaagaagaaaaactCTGCAGCCATGGAAAGTACTGATTCTTCGACGAGTTCGCAGCAGCCGAATCTCCCGCCGGGATTCCGATTCCACCCTACTGATGAAGAGCTGGTTGTTCATTATCTCAAGAAAAAAGCAGCTTCTGCTCCTTTGCCTGTAGCCATCATAGCTGAAGTTGATCTCTACAAATTTGATCCATGGGAGCTACCAGGTAGTTTCAAAGATTACATGTTTTTAATCTTTACGTTCAAATTCAAAATCAGTTTATCTTGTTTTATAACTTTTCTTCTTCTATCTAACTTAATATTTATCTATCCGGTCTTTTTATTCCGAGATCTTTACTAATTCTTGTGTATGTTGATTTGTTTGGATGGTTTTTTTTGCAGCTAAGGCAACGTTTGGAGAGCAAGAGTGGTATTTCTTTAGTCCAAGGGACAGGAAGTATCCGAATGGAGCGAGGCCGAACAGGGCAGCGACATCGGGTTATTGGAAGGCAACTGGTACTGATAAGCCGGTTTTAACATCGGGAGGAACACAAAAAGTTGGTGTGAAGAAAGCTTTGGTTTTCTATGGCGGAAAACCACCAAGAGGAATCAAAACCAATTGGATCATGCATGAGTATAGGCTTGCTGATAATAAGCCTAATAATAGGCCTCCTGGTTGTGACTTGGGCAACAAGAAAAACTCTCTTAGGGTAACCTAAACTAATCCAACTCTTTTCTTTCATATATACACATACAGTTGTTTCAGCTAAAAAAATTTAAGTATATTGTGTTGTTTATTTATAGCTTGACGACTGGGTTTTGTGTCGGATCTACAAGAAAAGCAACACGCATCGATCACCGGTGGAACACGATAGGGAAGATTCAATGGACGACATGATAGGAGGAGTACATCCCTCGATCAACGTGGGTCAAATGAACGCTGCAACGAGATTCCATCATTTTTCAAAGATGTCACCAAGTAGCTACAACAATACATTGTTGGAGAATGATCAAAATCTATTAGAAGGAATGATGATGAACAACAATTTAGGAGGAGGTTCGAATTCCAAAGGAGGAGGAGAGTTATCTTTTGTGCCAACCATGACAACATCTTCAAATGCCAATTCACCTTCCAAAAGAACACTTTCTTCTCTTTACAATTGGAATGATCATGAAGATGTTGCAGCTCAAGTTGGTACTTCATCATCAAACAAAAGGTTCAATTTAGAAAGTGTTGTGAGAAATGATCATCAAGAGAATGGAACCGTTGCTAACTCTTTTGCTTCTCTTCTTAATAATCTCCCTCAAACACCTTCATtgcatcaacaacaacaacaacaaacaatgTTGGGATCAATACCATATCAAATTCAAGGCATGAATTGGTATGGATGATTAATTAGTTCAATTAATTAAGGTACTATATAAACTTAGATGAATGAGTCAAGAttaatcatcatcatcaacatcaacaacaacaacatggtTAATTAGTACCTTAAACTTTTACACTACTCTCTCGAATTTCGCGCCGACTAGATTGTAAAGAAGGTATTGAGATTTTGGTTGTTAATTAGGAAATTGGAAGAATCAAGTTAGAAAAGTTTCTTCTTCAGCCATTGGAAGCAGTTGCAAGCTTGCAGCTAGCTAGCATGCAGGTGAGGCCATGGATATTTTTAGTTAAATTTTAATATAGCTTTATACATATATATAGATATAGTTTATAGATATAGATATAGTTATTTGCTTGCTTTTATTTTTAATGgtatgaaaataaaaaaataaaaaaaatgttgGTAGCTCTTTCATGTACAAATTGTTtaaaagggagggaaaaagaTTCAGAGAGAGAATTAGTAGTTATATTTTATATGTTTTTATTGATTATATATACATTGATTTAGGATACATTGTATATATAGATCATATACTTGTAGAACAAGAACTACTGAATTATGATGCAAGAATTTATTAAATTGGAAATgtttttttataaattaatttgTTCTTCGTTGattttaattataaataaattataaaaaaaaaattaattagtTTGTTAAAGTGTAATGATATATAGAATCAATTCTCTGTCACGTTTCTGCATGTAATTTATAGCTAGAAGGTTATTAGTCTTAGTCATGTCTTATTCTTTTTTCCAGAATCATTCTTATTGAATCTAGATTAATTAGTTGGTATATGTGTATCAATTAATTAATCAACACAGATAAAGTAGTATATGAAATATTTAATTTGTTTGTTATGAGATTATTTTCTGATTTTGATACATCAATCCAGTTTACAAAATTCAtgaattaaataattttttttataggAGCTATGGTATTAATTAGTGAAATTTGGATGGTGATGAACTAGCTTACCATAGATTAATCAAGGATTAATGGTTTGTGATAATGTTATTTATTAAAGATTTATAGCTAGTGATGACATGATTCCATGATTATCAGTGGCTAGTTTTTCATTGCTATCAATTTTTGTTTCCAAATTTTTCTAGCTTCTAAAAATGA containing:
- the LOC127086389 gene encoding NAC transcription factor 56, coding for MESTDSSTSSQQPNLPPGFRFHPTDEELVVHYLKKKAASAPLPVAIIAEVDLYKFDPWELPAKATFGEQEWYFFSPRDRKYPNGARPNRAATSGYWKATGTDKPVLTSGGTQKVGVKKALVFYGGKPPRGIKTNWIMHEYRLADNKPNNRPPGCDLGNKKNSLRLDDWVLCRIYKKSNTHRSPVEHDREDSMDDMIGGVHPSINVGQMNAATRFHHFSKMSPSSYNNTLLENDQNLLEGMMMNNNLGGGSNSKGGGELSFVPTMTTSSNANSPSKRTLSSLYNWNDHEDVAAQVGTSSSNKRFNLESVVRNDHQENGTVANSFASLLNNLPQTPSLHQQQQQQTMLGSIPYQIQGMNWYG